ACGACAACACCAACTCGACAAATCTGCAGCGCATGCTGCTCAACGCCTTCATCGGACCCGCCACACGGCTCAGTTGCACGCCGCTGCCCGTCGAACTCGTCTCGTTCAGCGGAAGGGTATCGGGCTCCGATGTGATTCTCACCTGGCGCACCGCCACCGAGGCCAACAATCACGGTTTCGAGGTGCAGCGCTCGCGCGATCTGCGCGAGTGGACGGCCATCGAATTCATCGCCGGGCAGGGCACCAGCAATTCGCCGAACAACTACAAATACATCGACAAACTCACCCCGATGGATCTGCGCGGAAACGGCATGTCGTACCGGCTCAAGCAGATCGATCGTGACGGCGGCGTGTCGTACTCGTCGATCGTCAGCGTGCGGGACAGCGGTCCTGTTGCAACACTCGACCTGTCGCAGAATTTTCCGAATCCGTTCAATCCGTCGACCAACATTTCCTTCGTGCTGCCCAGCGCGCAGAGTGTGACACTTACGGTGATGAATCATCTGGGCCAGGAGGTTGCGCGCCTGCTCGACGGTGTGTCGCTCGAAGCGGGTCACCATGCGATGACATTCTCCGCAGAGAATCTGCCGAGCGGCCAGTATCATTACCGCCTGAGCAGTTCCGAAGGTTCGGTGACGCGCACGATGTTCCTCGCGCGTTAAGAGCCGCGCAGCGAATCGTATCCGTAAAAACAATCGCGGGCCCCGGCAAACACACCGGGGCCCGCGGTGTTTTATTCGCGGTCTAACGCGCGACGAGGAACGACAGGCCCGCGGCCGTGTCGCGCGCGCGCAGCAGCACCATGTACCTGCCCGCGGGCATACCGTCCGCGTCGAGAGCGAGCAGCGTTTCGCCCTGCGGGAAGACGCGTGATGGAAGCGAGCGGACCAGTTTTCCATTCATGTCGGTGACGGAAAGCTCGCAGGCAGCTCCCGCGAAGCGCTCGGGAACATACACGTGCAGCGTTCCGCCGTTGTCGCGCGTCACAGGGTGCGGCGCGATACGCATTGTGGGCGCGTCGCCACGGCGCTGCAGAAGTTTCTCGCAGTAGCCGTCGATGAAGATGCCTCCCGCCGCGATCGTGGTATCCGACGGACAGCACTGCTGCCAGAGCCGCGCGCGCAGAAGATCGATATGCAGCGCCGTGGCCGAGATCTGTTGCGTCACCGCGAGGCGCAGCGAGGCGAGCACACCATCGGCGCGCGCAGGGAGCACCGTGCCGTCGGTAAAGAGGCGCAGCGTGCGCGTATCGGGCCGCGACGATAACACCGTGCCTTCGGGGAACACGTCGCCGGGCAACACGTCGAGCAGCGCGGCATCGGCGGGCAGCGCGATGTCGACACGCAGCAGGGCGCGTGTGCGCGGGTCGAGCATGCCGGGCGGGACGAGCAGCGGCACCTCCACGTTTCCGTCGGAGGAATGAGAGGGTGCCGCCGGAAAACCCACCGCGAAGGGGCGCAGGCACTGGCAGACGTCCACCGTATCGGGACTCGTGGTGAGCACGACCGGACAACCGTCGAGCACTGCGTCCACGATGCGGAATTCAACGGCACGGCTCGTATCTGCGGGCAGGCCCTGAATCGGGAAGCCGACCAGCAACTGCGTGGCGGCGGCGGGGATGATGTTGCTCATGCCGAAGGCCACACGTCCCGGCGCGATCTGCGTCATCGTGACGATTTGATTCTCGGCCACCGTGCCGAGGGTGAAGGGCAGAAGCGGTTCGATTTTTACAAGCTTCTCGTCGAACTCCACCGTGAAGCGCAGATTGAGCGCGAGGGTCTGCACCGGCGCGGGTGACAGCGTGACCGTGGCGAGGCCGCTCTCGAAGGGTGCAAGACTCGAGGGGACGGTCACGGCCAGCACCGCCGCGGGCGGCCGTGACGGAGTGACAAACGATTCGACCGTGCGCGCTGAATCTGCGCCCACACGCACGATCACATCGAGCGTGCGCAGACTGTCGGTACAGTTCGCCTGATATTCCACCACGCAGCAGCGCTCGGTGATTTCGGCGGCGATACGTTCGTACACGTTTGTCAGTTCGCTGGGACGGACCACCGAGAAAAAGAGTCCGCCCGTGCCCGTGGCAAATCCGCGCATGACGCTGAGATACGGCTCGGTGATCCCGAACGCGATCGAATGGATCTTGATCGTATTCGCCTGCGCGCGCGCAACCACCGCGGCGGCGGTGTTCACACTCATGTTGTCCTCGCCGTCGGTGATGATCACCGCATGCCTGTTGCCCGGCCGCGCCGAGAGTATGTCGAGTCCGAGTAATGATGCGTCGTACAGCGGTGTGCCGCCTTCGGCCACCAGTGCGGCGAGCACCGTTTTGAGCTGCGTTTTGTCGGTAGTGAAATCCTGGCGGACTGTGATGAAACGGCCGAAGGTCACGATGGCGCATTCATCGGTAGCGCCCAGACTGTCGACGAGGCGTCCCGCCGCCTCGATGAGTTTCGGCATGACTCCGAGCATCGATCCGCTGTTGTCGAGCACCATGACCACGGAATTGATGCGGGTCGGATCGGGACAGCGCACCGTGAGCGGGCGGCGGACGCCGTTGTCGGTTAGTGTGAGATTGTCGGCATCGAGACCCCGGAGCAGCGCTCCGCCGCGCTCGGCGCAGATCTTGAGTTTCACCGTCGGCAAGCCGGTAAAATCCACGTCCGACAGATGGACGGTCAGGGGCTGTGCGGCGAGAGGCGTTGCGGCCACACAGGCCGCGAAAGCCAGCGCGAGGGCAAACACAACACGAGCGGGGCGTGTGCTGCGGGCAGGAGGGAGAAGTGGATGCATGGGATCAATTGTATCGGAAAATCGAATCAAGCGCAAGACCGAAGCGTGTCCCGCGCCGCAACGGATTCGTGTGTGAGATGCGGGAACACACATCTCTGTGCACGGGACATTGCCTTGATCTGCGAGAAAAAAATACGGATTTTGCCTGCCGATCGCGGAGCACGGCACGTCCGGTATAACGTACCGGGATTCGACCCTCTGGGAGTACACCACACGCAACCTCAAGGAGGCCCTTATGATTCGCATGTTTGCAGTCTTTGCCCTGCTGTTCTTTGCGGTATTTCCCACAGTACTGCCCGCCCAGAGTTTCGACGACGAGTTCAACGGCTTCGTGCTCGACTCGCGGTGGAGCTGGGTGCGCGAGGACCGTCCGTACTGGTCGCTCGACGCATCGAAGCTGCAGATCATGACACAAACCGGCGCGTTAAACGGCACCGATTACAACGACGTCAAGAACATCCTGCTGCAGCCCGCACCCAACCTGCCCGATTTTAATTTCCGGACCAAGATCGAATTTTCCCCCGACTCGTCGTTGCACAATGCGGGGCTCATTTACCGCCTCGACGACGACAATTATATCCGCGTTTCGCGCGGCGTACACGAGAACATCAACGGTGTGTGGATGGAAATCGAACAGCTCGGCCGCACCGAAATTTCCTTCGTGGCCGACATCACCTCGAGCACCGTGCAGCTCAGTCTCTCGCGCAACGGAGGGACGATGTACCGCGCCATGGTGACTACGAACGACACCGATTGGACCATCATCGCCGAACGCAACACCGCCTTCCCCTCGGGGGGCAGTCCGAAGATCGGCCTGCAGGCGGCCAACGGCCAGGGCAATGTGACCACGAGCCGCATTCCCGCGCGTTTCGACTGGTTCCACGTCAACTTGACCGGGGTTGATGACGGTCGCGTGCTCCAGGTGCCGTCGCCCGAAGTGCACGACGTGTACCCCGCACCCGCGCGCGCGGGCGACGACATGACCGTCACGTATTCTCTTCCCGGCGCCGCCGGATCAATCCGCCTCTCCGACATGCTCGGTCGCGTTGTCTGGCGCGGCACGCTCGATCCCGGCGAAGGGATACGCCACACACGCGTACCCACCGCGGGTGTCACACCGGGCACCTATATGGTGACAGTGGAGAGCGGAACGCGCCTTGCGCAGCGTTCCGTCGTGATCCGCTAAATACAGGAGTATCGGAGCCGATAATCCGAAGAAACTTCCGCCCTGAAAAACACAGGGCCGCTGCGACGAACGCGGCGGCCCTGTGTTTTTTTTAACGGATGCGGTCAGCGCGAGAACATGGCGCCCAACCCGGCGAGTTCGACACTTTCCACCTCGGGGAAGCGGCGTTTGAGGATGCGTTCGACGCCGCCCTTGAGCGTCAGTGTCGACGAAGGACAACTGCCGCACGCGCCGGCGAGTTCCACAAACACGACGTTGTTCTTCATTTCGACAAAACGGATTTTCCCGCCGTCCATCTCGATGTACGGACGTATCTCCCGATCGATAACTTCCTCGATCCTGGTTTCCATCGTATCCTGCTCTGTCATGGGGGTGCTCCGGTAGAGTGACAAAAAGTTCGCGGGAAAACTAACACCTGCGCAGTTCCGAAAAAAGGGGATATGTCGTATCCATGAATCGGAGAGCGGGACAGCGGGAGAGCGGGAGCGCGGGAGCGGAACAACGAAATAGTGTCTCGCTGAGTCCCGCGAAGCGGGAAAGCGCGACGGGACAGCGGGAGCGGAACAACGAAATAGTGTCTCGCTGAGTCCCGCGAAGCGGGAAAGCGCGACGGGAGAGCGGGACAGCGGGACAGCGGGAGAGCGGGACAGCGGGAGTTGTGTCATGACGAACTTGTCGAGGCACGACGGGACATCGGAACGCGCACCCTCACCCCGGCCCTCTCCCGTTCCCGGGCGAGGGTGACTGATCTGTTTTGTGCGGTGTTTCATGCGTGGTTCGCGGCGGTGCCGGGCGACCGCCGGTCGCCCCTGTCGGATGTCATTCGCGACTCACGCACACGCAAAATGGATCGAGGAAGGAATCGTATCGTCTAATCGTCTAATCGTCTGATCGTCTGACGGTCTAATCGTCTCATCGTCCGTTGAGCCCGCTCCGCGGGCTCTTGGGTTCTCCCCCCGCGTCGCACTCCCAGGCATCACGGCGTGGGTTGGTGAATGTCGCCCCTCCGGGGCTCTTGGGTTCTCCCCCCGCGTCGCATTCCCACGCCTGACCGCGTGGGTTGGTGAATGTCGCCCCTCCGGGGCTCAGGAAATCGTGGAAGGTAGCAAAGTGGAAAAGTGGCAAGTAACAACGCCTATCGCGCTCTACCATCTACCCAACTACCATCTACCATCTACCAACTACCATTTACCCATCTACCCATCTACCTCGCCGTCAGGCGTGGGACGGGACGCGGCATCGGAGTCCAGAGAACCCGCGAAGCGGGATGGGAATCGTTTTCTACGACATTCTATACAAACGGGAGTGGAGAAAACCGTCCCCTGTGGCGGGCGCGAGGAAGTCTCGGGGCAATTTGCGATATTTATGGACGATTGGATCGCAATAGACTAATTCCGGATAGATACACCTGATGTTTGTGACCTTGCTCGGCAGTCTGGCCGATGTGTTCCTGCCCGTTTTGTACGTGGTGACCGCCATGGCGTACGGTCTGGCGTTTTTCCGCGACGAGGCCTTTGCGAAACTCTGGAAGTCGCGGCTGCTGTTCGCCACCACGGTCACTCATTTTTTCGCCATTGGACTGCACACGGCCCAACACGGGCACTGCATGGTCACCACCATCTTCGAGATGATGTCACTCGTGGCGTTCACCGTGATCACCACATACACGGTCATCGAGTTCCGCACCAACATCAAGGGCACGGGATTCTTCCTCGTCTGCCTCGCCTCGCTGTTCGAACTGGTCTCGGCCGTGGGCACCAAGCTGCCGGTTTCGCAGGCGCCGAATCCGGTGCTCTCGAACATGGGCATCGGCCTGCACGTCTCGTCGGCCGTGTTCGGTTTCGGCGGCATCGCCATCTCGGCCGTGTACGGCATGCTGTATCTGCTGCTGCACAGGGAATTAAAAAAAGGGGATTTCGGATCCTTTTTTAAACATCTCCCCAGTCTCGAATCACTCGAGCGCCTCAGCGGCGTGGCCATGGTGCTGGGATTTATGCTGCTCACCGTCGCGATTCTCATCGGCGGATTCTGGCTGCCGCGCACGTTCCAAAATTTCTCGTACGGGGATCCGAAGCTGGTCGCAACGGGCGCCGTGTGGATACTCTACGCCGTGGTGTTGGTGGCGAAGTACGCGCTGCGGCTCGACGGCAAACGCGTGATCACGCTGTCGCTCGCCGGCTTCGTGCTCTCGATGCTTTCATTCACCGTTGTCAACGCCTTCTTCAGCGGCTTTCACAGGTTTTTCTGATGCAAGACGCCGTTTCCCTCCGCACGAGTACCACGACAGGAAAGGGCACAGCGTGCCGATGATGCTGTATGCCGTGGGCGTCAATCACCGCACCGCCCCGGTCGAACTTCGCGAACACCTGCACCTCGCGCCGCATGAGATCGAGGAGGCCCTCGCGCGTTTCGGCGACGGTTTCCTGCGCGAGGCGGCCATCGTGTCCACCTGCAACCGCACGGAACTGTACGCGCTCACCGACGACGAAGCCGTGTCGGGCGAACAGCTCATCGCGGCACTGCGCGCGTTGCGCCCCTCCGCGCGTCTCGAGGACGCACACTTCTTCCGTCTCTTTACCTGCGGAGCCGTCCGCCACCTGTACCGCGTGGCTTCCGCCATCGATTCGCAGGTGCTGGGCGACATGCAGATACTCGGGCAGGTCAAGGACTCCTTCGAACTCGCGAGCGGCGCGGGCACGGCCGGCAACGTGCTGAGCCACATGTTCATGGGCGCTCTGCGGACAGGCAAACGCGTGCGCAGCGAGACCTCGCTCGGCATCGGCGCCGTCTCGATCAGTTTCGCCGCGGTGGAACTTGCCAAACGCATCTTCACCGACTTCCACACCAAGAAGGCGTTGCTTATCGGCACCGGCGAGACAGGCGAACTGGCCGCGCGTCATCTGCTCTCGAAGGGGCTCGAGGATCTCACGCTGACCAACCGCACACACGCACGCGCGGTGTCGCTCGCCTCCGAACTGCACGCGCGTGTCGTGCCCTACGAGAGTTTCCCCGACGTGCTGCACGAGGCCGACATCGTGGTGTCGGCGACGGCCTCGCCCGACATCGTGGTGACACGCGAGATGGTGGCGCGGGCAATGAAACACCGGCAGAACCGCACCATGCTGCTCATCGACATCGCGCTTCCGCGCGACATAGATCCCGCCATCGACACGCTGCCCGGCGTGTTCCTCAAGGATCTCGATTCGCTGCAGAACATCGTCGACCAGAACATCGAAAAACGCCGCGCCGAAATTCCGCGCGCCGAGATCATCGTCACCGAGGAAGTGGTGAACTTCTTCCTCTGGTTCAACGCCCTCGAGGCGACGCCCACCATACAGCAACTGCGCGAAAAGTTCGAATCGATTCGCGCGGCCGAGATCGAGCGTTTCCGCAACAAACTCGGCGGCGTCGAACTCGAGACCGTCGACATGCTGACCAAACGCATCATCAACAAGCTGCTTCATCCCACCATGGTGAGTCTCAAGGAGCCGGTATCGGACTCCACCATACTCGCCACGAGACTGCAGGTCCTGCGCGAACTGTTCGATCTCGACGCGGAGGAGCGGCGACAACATCCGGAACAGACCCACTCATGAGCGACACACTCGTCATCGGAACACGCGGCAGCGCGCTTGCCCTCTGGCAGGCCGAACACATCAAGGCCCGCCTCGAAAAACGCTTCCGCACCCTGCGTGTGGAACTGCGGGTCATCAAAACCACGGGCGATAAAATCCTGAACCAGGCGCTGTCGAAAATCGGAGACAAGGGTCTTTTTACCAAGGAAATCGAACAGGCCCTGCTCGACGGGCGCGTGGATCTTGCCGTGCACAGTCTGAAGGATCTTCCGACCGCCACACCCGAGGGATTGCACATCGCCGCGGTGACACGCCGCGAGGATGTGCGCGACGCGCTCATCTCGCGCACGTGGCCCACACTCGCGGCGCTGCCCGAAGGCGCGACAATCGCAACCGGCAGCCTGCGCCGCCGCAGCCAGCTCCTGCACCACCGGCCGGACCTCCGCATCGTCGACATACGCGGCAACCTCAACACACGTTTCGAGAAATACGACGCCTCGAAATGGGACGGCATGATGCTGGCCCACGCGGGTGTCAAACGCCTCGGTTTCACCGCGCGGGTCGCGCAGGTGATCCCCACCTCGCTGATACTTCCCGCCGTCGGTCAGGGCGCGCTGGGCATTGAAACACGCGGCGACGACGAGCGCACCCTGCGGTACACCCACGTGCTCGATCATGCTCCCACACACGCGGCAACCGACGCCGAACGTTCACTGCTGCGCGAACTCGAAGGCGGCTGCCAGATTCCCATCGGGGCCTACGCGCGTTTTGTCGCGGGCGAGCTGG
This portion of the Ignavibacteriota bacterium genome encodes:
- a CDS encoding NifU family protein — its product is METRIEEVIDREIRPYIEMDGGKIRFVEMKNNVVFVELAGACGSCPSSTLTLKGGVERILKRRFPEVESVELAGLGAMFSR
- a CDS encoding glutamyl-tRNA reductase — protein: MPMMLYAVGVNHRTAPVELREHLHLAPHEIEEALARFGDGFLREAAIVSTCNRTELYALTDDEAVSGEQLIAALRALRPSARLEDAHFFRLFTCGAVRHLYRVASAIDSQVLGDMQILGQVKDSFELASGAGTAGNVLSHMFMGALRTGKRVRSETSLGIGAVSISFAAVELAKRIFTDFHTKKALLIGTGETGELAARHLLSKGLEDLTLTNRTHARAVSLASELHARVVPYESFPDVLHEADIVVSATASPDIVVTREMVARAMKHRQNRTMLLIDIALPRDIDPAIDTLPGVFLKDLDSLQNIVDQNIEKRRAEIPRAEIIVTEEVVNFFLWFNALEATPTIQQLREKFESIRAAEIERFRNKLGGVELETVDMLTKRIINKLLHPTMVSLKEPVSDSTILATRLQVLRELFDLDAEERRQHPEQTHS
- the ccsA gene encoding cytochrome c biogenesis protein CcsA, producing the protein MFVTLLGSLADVFLPVLYVVTAMAYGLAFFRDEAFAKLWKSRLLFATTVTHFFAIGLHTAQHGHCMVTTIFEMMSLVAFTVITTYTVIEFRTNIKGTGFFLVCLASLFELVSAVGTKLPVSQAPNPVLSNMGIGLHVSSAVFGFGGIAISAVYGMLYLLLHRELKKGDFGSFFKHLPSLESLERLSGVAMVLGFMLLTVAILIGGFWLPRTFQNFSYGDPKLVATGAVWILYAVVLVAKYALRLDGKRVITLSLAGFVLSMLSFTVVNAFFSGFHRFF
- a CDS encoding T9SS type A sorting domain-containing protein translates to MIRMFAVFALLFFAVFPTVLPAQSFDDEFNGFVLDSRWSWVREDRPYWSLDASKLQIMTQTGALNGTDYNDVKNILLQPAPNLPDFNFRTKIEFSPDSSLHNAGLIYRLDDDNYIRVSRGVHENINGVWMEIEQLGRTEISFVADITSSTVQLSLSRNGGTMYRAMVTTNDTDWTIIAERNTAFPSGGSPKIGLQAANGQGNVTTSRIPARFDWFHVNLTGVDDGRVLQVPSPEVHDVYPAPARAGDDMTVTYSLPGAAGSIRLSDMLGRVVWRGTLDPGEGIRHTRVPTAGVTPGTYMVTVESGTRLAQRSVVIR
- the hemC gene encoding hydroxymethylbilane synthase — encoded protein: MSDTLVIGTRGSALALWQAEHIKARLEKRFRTLRVELRVIKTTGDKILNQALSKIGDKGLFTKEIEQALLDGRVDLAVHSLKDLPTATPEGLHIAAVTRREDVRDALISRTWPTLAALPEGATIATGSLRRRSQLLHHRPDLRIVDIRGNLNTRFEKYDASKWDGMMLAHAGVKRLGFTARVAQVIPTSLILPAVGQGALGIETRGDDERTLRYTHVLDHAPTHAATDAERSLLRELEGGCQIPIGAYARFVAGELVLDAMVGSIDGTTRIDGRMSTTDPRKAAALGARLAARLLRGGAREILDTIRAGAEA
- a CDS encoding VWA domain-containing protein encodes the protein MHPLLPPARSTRPARVVFALALAFAACVAATPLAAQPLTVHLSDVDFTGLPTVKLKICAERGGALLRGLDADNLTLTDNGVRRPLTVRCPDPTRINSVVMVLDNSGSMLGVMPKLIEAAGRLVDSLGATDECAIVTFGRFITVRQDFTTDKTQLKTVLAALVAEGGTPLYDASLLGLDILSARPGNRHAVIITDGEDNMSVNTAAAVVARAQANTIKIHSIAFGITEPYLSVMRGFATGTGGLFFSVVRPSELTNVYERIAAEITERCCVVEYQANCTDSLRTLDVIVRVGADSARTVESFVTPSRPPAAVLAVTVPSSLAPFESGLATVTLSPAPVQTLALNLRFTVEFDEKLVKIEPLLPFTLGTVAENQIVTMTQIAPGRVAFGMSNIIPAAATQLLVGFPIQGLPADTSRAVEFRIVDAVLDGCPVVLTTSPDTVDVCQCLRPFAVGFPAAPSHSSDGNVEVPLLVPPGMLDPRTRALLRVDIALPADAALLDVLPGDVFPEGTVLSSRPDTRTLRLFTDGTVLPARADGVLASLRLAVTQQISATALHIDLLRARLWQQCCPSDTTIAAGGIFIDGYCEKLLQRRGDAPTMRIAPHPVTRDNGGTLHVYVPERFAGAACELSVTDMNGKLVRSLPSRVFPQGETLLALDADGMPAGRYMVLLRARDTAAGLSFLVAR